A portion of the Gemmatimonadales bacterium genome contains these proteins:
- the fadJ gene encoding fatty acid oxidation complex subunit alpha FadJ: MGALTVAREGGVAVVTFDLPGESVNKFSRKVKDEFAKTMTTLRADQSVKAVVLISGKPENFIAGADIEEFVAAKSEDEFRTLSREGQQFLDALEAFPTPIVVAIHGACLGGGLEISLACHWRIATNHPKTVLGVPEVQIGIIPGAGGCNRLPRLVGLRAALDMILTGKNIRADKAFRMGLVDELVAPPILREVAVQAANRLAGRGVPLRKPRGSWLLDRSAPGRSLVISQARKMTLKKTGGHYPAPLTALDAVSYSLSHGMKDGLVREADLFAKMAMTDVSRRLVEIFFATTAMKKDPGVAAPAPQPRQVERLGILGAGFMGAGIAVTAADQAGVSVRLKDADLPRVAKGLKAVSDVIVDRVKRRSVTRLEGARKLALVSGGVDYSGFHQADLVIEAVFEDVEVKRSVLREVEAVAKPDCIFASNTSTIPIARIAEASKRPETVIGMHFFSPVHRMPLLEVIPSAKTAPETTVTAVAFGRRMGKTVIVVKDRPGFFINRILAPYIAEAGQLLKEGVAIEDIDRAMTRWGFPVGPITLLDEVGLDVAVKVGGVMLEALGERVATAIRLDALVASGRLGRKNGRGFFRYENGKKAGVDEEVYGVLGVPKGTVKDTASVTERLSLAMLNESARALEEGVIRSARDGDIGAIFGIGFPPFRGGPFRALDAMGAGEAVAKLELLAARHGARFAPAGSLTELARRAGRFH; the protein is encoded by the coding sequence TGGTGCTCATCTCAGGCAAGCCGGAGAACTTCATCGCGGGCGCGGACATCGAGGAGTTCGTCGCCGCCAAGAGCGAGGACGAGTTCCGCACCCTCTCGCGCGAAGGACAGCAGTTCCTCGACGCGCTCGAGGCGTTCCCCACGCCGATCGTCGTCGCGATCCACGGCGCGTGCCTGGGCGGCGGTCTCGAGATCTCGCTCGCGTGTCACTGGCGGATCGCCACCAACCATCCCAAGACGGTGCTCGGCGTCCCGGAGGTGCAGATCGGCATCATCCCCGGAGCGGGCGGCTGCAACCGCCTGCCGAGGCTGGTCGGCCTGCGTGCGGCGCTGGACATGATCCTGACGGGCAAGAACATCCGCGCCGACAAGGCGTTCAGGATGGGGCTCGTGGACGAGCTGGTGGCGCCGCCAATCCTGCGCGAGGTGGCGGTGCAGGCGGCGAACCGGTTGGCGGGGCGCGGCGTGCCGCTACGCAAGCCGCGCGGGAGCTGGCTCCTCGACCGGAGCGCGCCGGGCCGCTCGTTGGTGATCTCGCAGGCTCGGAAGATGACGCTGAAGAAGACGGGCGGGCACTACCCTGCGCCGCTCACCGCGCTGGATGCGGTTTCCTACTCGCTCTCGCACGGCATGAAGGACGGGCTGGTGCGCGAGGCCGACCTGTTCGCGAAGATGGCGATGACGGATGTGTCTCGGCGGCTGGTGGAGATCTTCTTCGCGACGACGGCCATGAAGAAGGACCCCGGCGTGGCTGCGCCCGCGCCCCAGCCGCGCCAGGTCGAGCGTCTCGGCATTCTGGGCGCGGGCTTCATGGGCGCGGGTATCGCGGTCACCGCGGCTGACCAGGCGGGCGTCAGCGTGCGCCTGAAGGACGCGGACCTCCCGCGCGTGGCGAAGGGGCTGAAGGCGGTGTCCGACGTGATCGTGGACCGCGTCAAGCGCCGCAGCGTCACCAGGCTCGAGGGCGCGCGGAAGCTGGCGCTCGTCTCGGGGGGCGTGGACTACAGCGGCTTCCACCAGGCGGACCTCGTGATCGAGGCTGTCTTCGAGGACGTCGAGGTGAAGCGCTCCGTGCTACGCGAGGTGGAAGCCGTCGCGAAGCCCGACTGCATCTTCGCGTCGAACACGTCCACGATCCCGATCGCGCGCATCGCCGAGGCGTCGAAACGGCCGGAGACGGTGATCGGGATGCACTTCTTCTCGCCGGTGCACCGTATGCCGCTGCTCGAGGTAATCCCCTCGGCGAAGACCGCGCCGGAGACGACCGTCACGGCGGTCGCGTTCGGGCGGCGGATGGGCAAGACGGTGATCGTCGTGAAGGACCGGCCGGGCTTCTTCATCAACCGCATCCTGGCGCCGTACATAGCCGAGGCGGGCCAACTGCTCAAGGAGGGGGTGGCGATCGAGGACATCGACCGGGCCATGACGAGATGGGGGTTTCCGGTCGGCCCGATCACCCTGCTCGACGAAGTCGGGCTCGACGTCGCGGTCAAGGTGGGCGGCGTGATGCTGGAGGCGCTGGGTGAGCGCGTCGCCACCGCGATCCGTCTTGACGCGCTGGTGGCCTCGGGCCGCCTGGGCCGAAAGAACGGCCGCGGCTTCTTCCGCTACGAGAACGGGAAAAAGGCGGGAGTAGATGAAGAGGTGTACGGCGTGCTGGGTGTGCCGAAAGGGACGGTGAAGGACACCGCGAGCGTCACCGAGCGGCTCTCGCTCGCGATGCTGAACGAGTCGGCGCGCGCCCTCGAGGAGGGCGTCATCCGCTCGGCGCGCGACGGCGACATCGGGGCCATCTTCGGCATCGGCTTCCCGCCCTTCCGCGGCGGTCCGTTCCGCGCCCTCGATGCCATGGGCGCCGGCGAAGCGGTGGCCAAGCTCGAGCTGCTCGCCGCGCGGCACGGAGCCCGCTTCGCACCGGCCGGGAGCCTGACCGAGCTCGCCCGGCGCGCCGGCCGCTTCCACTAA